The proteins below are encoded in one region of Takifugu rubripes chromosome 1, fTakRub1.2, whole genome shotgun sequence:
- the LOC101067084 gene encoding major facilitator superfamily domain-containing protein 1-like, with translation MSSILLRPLVEKGYYRFVVLLFNCLQTFGSYFCYDIPSVLQDQFQGNLTCPNATEVNGTVDCVLGMGMTPQQYNLLFAVHSWAGVVVTLMSGFLIDKLGNFFGIYLFSILCILGSALFALGSHFNGTPYLLPLMLAGRLLLGAGSGSVVVLQDRITAFWFKGKEMGMAFGVTIGFSRLGSVLNFFITHNFEQTYGLQWTLWGGALLCVFAFGTALIAGFLDQMGIKQLGLDRIIKEESSKIRIQDVKLLPLRYYLLTLSITFFYNIILPFVADASKFILDKFSGYSQEEAANVAGTIYITALVFTTVAGCLIDFVGLRGVILLACTILTLPVSAILAFTNISPLISTLWLGLAYSFVAVSTWPSIALVVPRATLGTAIGVTGAVSVAGTGISNLIIGSILGTKNGKAKIPLWRWQWMMIYLLFNNICCIITSVLLNISDHRQDGILNKTRKSSKQTEEDDDRESLSLKQDAQEMSIRSPMK, from the exons ATGTCGTCCATCTTGCTCAGGCCGCTCGTAGAGAAAG GCTATTATCGCTTTGTGGTGCTGCTCTTCAACTGTCTGCAGACGTTTGGGTCCTACTTTTGCTATGACATCCCCAGTGTGTTGCAGGATCAGTTCCAGGGG AACCTGACCTGTCCCAATGCAACAGAGGTCAACGGGACAGTCGACTGTGTCCTGGGCATGGGCATGACCCCCCAGCAGTACAATCTGCTTTTTGCTGTCCATTCCTGGGC GGGTGTGGTGGTGACGCTCATGTCTGGGTTCCTGATCGATAAATTGGGAAACTTTT TTGGAATATATCTGTTCTCCATTCTGTGTATTTTGGGCTCAGCACTGTTTGCACTGGGTTCCCACTTCAATGGGACTCCCTACCTGCTGCCACTGATGCTCGCAGGCCGACTGCTCCTCGGAGCGGGCAGCGGATCTGTAGTTG TTTTGCAGGATCGCATCACAGCTTTCTGGTTCAAAGGCAAGGAGATGGGCATGGCCTTCGGGGTGACCATAGGTTTCTCTCGTTTGGGTTCCGTCCTGAATTTCTTCATCACTCATAATTTTGAACAAACATATGGTCTCCAGTGGACACTCTGGGGCG GTGCgttgctgtgtgtttttgcctttGGAACGGCCCTCATAGCTGGATTCTTGGACCAGATGGGGATCAAGCAGTTGGGTCTTGATAGGATCATCAAAGAGGAGTCTAGCAAAATA AGGATTCAGGACGTGAAGCTCCTGCCACTGAGATACTACCTGCTAACTCTCAGCATCACCTTTTTTTACAACATCATTTTACCCTTCGTTGCTGATGCCAG TAAGTTTATCCTTGATAAGTTCAGCGGCTACAGTCAGGAGGAGGCAGCCAATGTTGCCGGAACTATTTATATCACTGCACTGGTTTTCACAACTGTTGCAGGTTGTCTCATA GACTTTGTGGGTCTGCGGGGTGTCATTCTGCTGGCCTGCACCATCCTCACGCTGCCCGTGTCAGCCATTTTGGCCTTCACCAacatctctcctctcatctccactCTATGGCTGGGACTGGCCTACTCTTTTGTTGCT GTGAGCACGTGGCCATCCATCGCCTTGGTGGTGCCTCGGGCCACTCTGGGAACCGCCATCGGTGTGACAGGGGCCGTGTCCGTGGCTGGAACTGGGATATCTAATCTGATAATCGGATCCATCTTGGGTACCAAAAACGG TAAGGCAAAAATTCCATTGTGGCGTTGGCAGTGGATGATGATCTACTTGTTATTCAACAacatctgctgcatcatcaCCTCAGTGCTGCTCAACATCTCCGACCAcagacag GACGGGATCCTGAACAAGACGAGGAAAAGCTCGAAGCAGACGGAGGAAGACGACGACAGAGAGTCACTGAGCCTCAAACAGGACGCTCAAGAAATGTCAATCAGATCTCCAATGAAGTGA
- the LOC101066857 gene encoding major facilitator superfamily domain-containing protein 1-like produces MTQPAEKGYYRFVVLFFNCLLTFGSYFCFDIPSVLQDQFQGNLTCPNATVINGTTDCVLGLGMTPQQYNLLYAIYAWTNALVVILAGFLIDKLGNRFGVFLFSFLCVLGSSLFALGSHFKGTPYLLPLMLTGRLLFGSGNGSLTIVQNRITAFWFKGKELALAFGLTLAFSRLGSVLNFFLTQKFEEKYEMQWTLWGGAFLCVLGFLSAIVVSTLDKVGIKQLGLDGAIQEESRKVRIQDVKLLSLRYWLLVLTIMFFYNGIFPFIADASKFIQDKYSGYSQKEAAYIAGAVYDSSLVLSASVGILIDYVGLRGIFAFACAVFTLPVFGLLAFSYVPPLVSTIWLGVTYSFAAASMWPSIPLVVPQATLGTAMGLATSLQMVGIGISNLVVGQILGTKSSETKIPLWRWQRMMIFMLANTICCIITSVLLNIADYRQGGILNKTRKRSEQAQTDSEREQLREAEEEPHREDDEGFRSHSVNS; encoded by the exons ATGACTCAGCCGGCTGAAAAAG GCTATTATCGCTTTGTGGTGCTGTTCTTTAACTGTTTGCTGACGTTTGGGTCCTACTTCTGCTTTGACATCCCCAGCGTGTTGCAGGATCAGTTCCAGGGG AACCTGACCTGTCCCAACGCAACAGTGATCAATGGGACAACAGACTGTGTGTTGGGCCTGGGCATGACCCCCCAGCAGTACAATCTTCTTTATGCCATCTATGCTTGGAC GAATGCATTGGTAGTGATCCTGGCCGGATTTCTTATTGATAAATTAGGAAACCGCT TTGGAGTATTTTTGTTctcctttctgtgtgttttgggctCATCATTGTTTGCACTGGGGTCCCACTTTAAAGGAACTccctatctgctgcctctgaTGCTCACGGGCCGACTGCTATTTGGGTCAGGAAATGGATCTCTGACCA TTGTTCAGAACCGGATCACAGCCTTCTGGTTCAAAGGAAAGGAGCTGGCACTGGCTTTTGGGTTGACCCTGGCTTTCTCTCGACTTGGGTCTGTCCTAAACTTCTTCCTCACCCAGAAGTTCGAAGAGAAATATGAAATGCAGTGGACACTCTGGGGCG GTGCCTTCCTGTGTGTTCTGGGCTTTTTATCAGCGATTGTAGTCAGTACTCTGGACAAGGTCGGGATAAAACAGCTGGGACTTGATGGTGCCATCCAAGAAGAGTCCCGCAAAGTA aggatCCAGGATGTGAAGCTCCTGTCACTAAGATActggctgctggtgctgaccaTCATGTTTTTTTACAATGGAATCTTCCCGTTCATCGCAGATGCCAG TAAGTTTATTCAGGACAAGTACAGCGGCTACAGTCAGAAGGAGGCGGCCTACATCGCCGGAGCAGTTTACGACAGTTCGCTGGTCCTCTCAGCCAGTGTTGGCATTCTCATA GATTATGTAGGCCTTCGGGGCATCTTTGCCTTCGCCTGTGCCGTCTTCACGCTGCCTGTGTTTGGTCTCCTGGCCTTTAGCTATGTCCCGCCTCTCGTCTCCACCATATGGCTGGGGGTCACCTACTCCTTTGCTGCT GCGAGTATGTGGCCGTCTATTCCCCTGGTGGTGCCTCAGGCGACTCTGGGAACCGCCATGGGTCTGGCAACTTCCCTACAGATGGTGGGAATCGGCATATCCAACCTGGTTGTGGGACAGATTTTGGGCACCAAGTCCAG TGAAACTAAAATTCCTTTGTGGCGTTGGCAAAGGATGATGATCTTCATGTTGGCCAACAccatctgctgcatcatcaCCTCCGTGCTGCTGAACATCGCGGACTACCGACAG GGCGGAATCCTGAACAAGACCAGGAAAAGGTCAGAGCAGGCGCAGACAGACTCGGAGAGAGAGCAACtcagggaggcagaggaggagccgcacagagaggatgatgaagggTTTAGGTCTCATTCTGTTAACTCttaa
- the LOC101066633 gene encoding probable crossover junction endonuclease EME2 isoform X3, translating into MSVLHRAEAWDMSESEESDTQMQSNVTIDAKSATENTSLTQSRSTEHERLPSSSVTEGRTSARPGGPVTASPARKRRSKEEIEADRETARQRKEARERQRAARAQEKEQRRQEQRGRREAADNLKSLRPENYLKSLTVCIDPALLQQDGSDILLDTLATLEWRFDITPQLIPRSVTWSRALLQGDDKSDSVEEDQVVLVLDMSDFIELVLSVKKLLNSREDGSGEGSVTNPLLEGLNREMRKVVMLLLTESHPDCPRTHPSDEQELYEALNTTLGMENPDIEEVLVYLQVHKNMSMVCLDNWQEITTHVCAVTKALSKRPFRLLTERAELPFCVEGSWASGVRVDSDGSGLIQVWRNQLQQLNRVSPAVASAVTAAYPSPQLLLQAYGGLAAEADRKGLLAGLLVKSGDNERRVGPEISARIYRYLTAQNPQLVLD; encoded by the exons ATGTCAGTGCTGCACAGAGCTGAAGCATGGGACATGTCTGAATCCGAAGAAAGCGACACTCAAATGCAATCAAACGTAACGATTGATGCGAAGAGCGCGACAGAAAATACATCCTTAACGCAGAGTCGGAGCACAGAACACGAACGTCTCCCATCGTCTTCAGTTACAGAAGGACGGACCTCTGCTCGACCCGGTGGACCCGTCACTGCGAGTCCTGCACGAAAACGCCGATCAAAGGAAGAGATCGaggcggacagagagacagccaggcagaggaaggaggcgagggagagacagagagcagccAGAGCCCAGGAAAAGGAGCAGCGAAGACAGGAGCAAcgggggaggagagaggccgCAGATAACCTGAAGTCCCTTCGCCCAGAGAACTACCTGAAGAGTCTGACTGTCTGCATAGACCCCG CTCTGTTACAACAAGATGGCTCAGACATCTTGCTGGACACTTTGGCTACTCTGGAGTGGAGGTTTGACATCACCCCCCAGCTGATTCCCCGCAGTGTCACCTGGAGTAGAGCTTTGCTGCAG GGAGATGACAAAAGTGACTCTGTGGAGGAAGACCaagtggttctggttctggataTGAGTGACTTTATTGAATTAGTTCTTTCTGTGAAGAAG CTGCTCAACAGCAGAGAGGACGGGTCAGGTGAGGGCTCTGTCACCAATCCTCTTTTGGAGGGTCTCAACAGGGAGATGAGGAAGGTGGTCATGCTGTTGCTAACAGAGTCTCATCCAGATTGCCC CAGGACCCACCCTTCTGATGAACAAGAACTATATGAAGCCCTAAACACAACACTGGGGATGGAGAATCCAGACATCGAAGAA GTTCTTGTGTACCTCCAAGTCCATAAAAATATGTCAATGGTCTGCCTGGACAACTGGCAGGAGATCACAACCCATGTGTGTGCTGTAACCAAGGCCTTATCAAAGCGACCTTTTAG aCTGCTGACAGAGCGAGCAGAGCTGCCGTTCTGCGTGGAGGGTTCATGGGCCAGTGGAGTTCGTGTGGACAGCGACGGATCAGGGCTGATCCAGGTCTGGCGgaatcagctccagcagctgaatAGAGTCAGCCCTGCTGTGGCCTCTGCTGTGACTGCAGCGTACCCgtctcctcagctgctgctgcag GCATACGGGGGCTTGGCAGCAGAGGCGGACAGAAAGGGGCTGCTGGCTGGGCTCTTGGTCAAAAGCGGAGATAATGAAAGGCGCGTAGGGCCAGAGATATCTGCCCGAATCTACCGTTACCTCACAGCCCAGAACCCACAGTTGGTTCTGGACTAA
- the LOC101066633 gene encoding probable crossover junction endonuclease EME2 isoform X2, with the protein MSVLHRAEAWDMSESEESDTQMQSNVTIDAKSATENTSLTQSRSTEHERLPSSSVTEGRTSARPGGPVTASPARKRRSKEEIEADRETARQRKEARERQRAARAQEKEQRRQEQRGRREAADNLKSLRPENYLKSLTVCIDPALLQQDGSDILLDTLATLEWRFDITPQLIPRSVTWSRALLQQGDDKSDSVEEDQVVLVLDMSDFIELVLSVKKLLNSREDGSGEGSVTNPLLEGLNREMRKVVMLLLTESHPDCPTHPSDEQELYEALNTTLGMENPDIEEVLVYLQVHKNMSMVCLDNWQEITTHVCAVTKALSKRPFRLLTERAELPFCVEGSWASGVRVDSDGSGLIQVWRNQLQQLNRVSPAVASAVTAAYPSPQLLLQAYGGLAAEADRKGLLAGLLVKSGDNERRVGPEISARIYRYLTAQNPQLVLD; encoded by the exons ATGTCAGTGCTGCACAGAGCTGAAGCATGGGACATGTCTGAATCCGAAGAAAGCGACACTCAAATGCAATCAAACGTAACGATTGATGCGAAGAGCGCGACAGAAAATACATCCTTAACGCAGAGTCGGAGCACAGAACACGAACGTCTCCCATCGTCTTCAGTTACAGAAGGACGGACCTCTGCTCGACCCGGTGGACCCGTCACTGCGAGTCCTGCACGAAAACGCCGATCAAAGGAAGAGATCGaggcggacagagagacagccaggcagaggaaggaggcgagggagagacagagagcagccAGAGCCCAGGAAAAGGAGCAGCGAAGACAGGAGCAAcgggggaggagagaggccgCAGATAACCTGAAGTCCCTTCGCCCAGAGAACTACCTGAAGAGTCTGACTGTCTGCATAGACCCCG CTCTGTTACAACAAGATGGCTCAGACATCTTGCTGGACACTTTGGCTACTCTGGAGTGGAGGTTTGACATCACCCCCCAGCTGATTCCCCGCAGTGTCACCTGGAGTAGAGCTTTGCTGCAG CAGGGAGATGACAAAAGTGACTCTGTGGAGGAAGACCaagtggttctggttctggataTGAGTGACTTTATTGAATTAGTTCTTTCTGTGAAGAAG CTGCTCAACAGCAGAGAGGACGGGTCAGGTGAGGGCTCTGTCACCAATCCTCTTTTGGAGGGTCTCAACAGGGAGATGAGGAAGGTGGTCATGCTGTTGCTAACAGAGTCTCATCCAGATTGCCC GACCCACCCTTCTGATGAACAAGAACTATATGAAGCCCTAAACACAACACTGGGGATGGAGAATCCAGACATCGAAGAA GTTCTTGTGTACCTCCAAGTCCATAAAAATATGTCAATGGTCTGCCTGGACAACTGGCAGGAGATCACAACCCATGTGTGTGCTGTAACCAAGGCCTTATCAAAGCGACCTTTTAG aCTGCTGACAGAGCGAGCAGAGCTGCCGTTCTGCGTGGAGGGTTCATGGGCCAGTGGAGTTCGTGTGGACAGCGACGGATCAGGGCTGATCCAGGTCTGGCGgaatcagctccagcagctgaatAGAGTCAGCCCTGCTGTGGCCTCTGCTGTGACTGCAGCGTACCCgtctcctcagctgctgctgcag GCATACGGGGGCTTGGCAGCAGAGGCGGACAGAAAGGGGCTGCTGGCTGGGCTCTTGGTCAAAAGCGGAGATAATGAAAGGCGCGTAGGGCCAGAGATATCTGCCCGAATCTACCGTTACCTCACAGCCCAGAACCCACAGTTGGTTCTGGACTAA
- the LOC101066633 gene encoding probable crossover junction endonuclease EME2 isoform X1, giving the protein MSVLHRAEAWDMSESEESDTQMQSNVTIDAKSATENTSLTQSRSTEHERLPSSSVTEGRTSARPGGPVTASPARKRRSKEEIEADRETARQRKEARERQRAARAQEKEQRRQEQRGRREAADNLKSLRPENYLKSLTVCIDPALLQQDGSDILLDTLATLEWRFDITPQLIPRSVTWSRALLQQGDDKSDSVEEDQVVLVLDMSDFIELVLSVKKLLNSREDGSGEGSVTNPLLEGLNREMRKVVMLLLTESHPDCPRTHPSDEQELYEALNTTLGMENPDIEEVLVYLQVHKNMSMVCLDNWQEITTHVCAVTKALSKRPFRLLTERAELPFCVEGSWASGVRVDSDGSGLIQVWRNQLQQLNRVSPAVASAVTAAYPSPQLLLQAYGGLAAEADRKGLLAGLLVKSGDNERRVGPEISARIYRYLTAQNPQLVLD; this is encoded by the exons ATGTCAGTGCTGCACAGAGCTGAAGCATGGGACATGTCTGAATCCGAAGAAAGCGACACTCAAATGCAATCAAACGTAACGATTGATGCGAAGAGCGCGACAGAAAATACATCCTTAACGCAGAGTCGGAGCACAGAACACGAACGTCTCCCATCGTCTTCAGTTACAGAAGGACGGACCTCTGCTCGACCCGGTGGACCCGTCACTGCGAGTCCTGCACGAAAACGCCGATCAAAGGAAGAGATCGaggcggacagagagacagccaggcagaggaaggaggcgagggagagacagagagcagccAGAGCCCAGGAAAAGGAGCAGCGAAGACAGGAGCAAcgggggaggagagaggccgCAGATAACCTGAAGTCCCTTCGCCCAGAGAACTACCTGAAGAGTCTGACTGTCTGCATAGACCCCG CTCTGTTACAACAAGATGGCTCAGACATCTTGCTGGACACTTTGGCTACTCTGGAGTGGAGGTTTGACATCACCCCCCAGCTGATTCCCCGCAGTGTCACCTGGAGTAGAGCTTTGCTGCAG CAGGGAGATGACAAAAGTGACTCTGTGGAGGAAGACCaagtggttctggttctggataTGAGTGACTTTATTGAATTAGTTCTTTCTGTGAAGAAG CTGCTCAACAGCAGAGAGGACGGGTCAGGTGAGGGCTCTGTCACCAATCCTCTTTTGGAGGGTCTCAACAGGGAGATGAGGAAGGTGGTCATGCTGTTGCTAACAGAGTCTCATCCAGATTGCCC CAGGACCCACCCTTCTGATGAACAAGAACTATATGAAGCCCTAAACACAACACTGGGGATGGAGAATCCAGACATCGAAGAA GTTCTTGTGTACCTCCAAGTCCATAAAAATATGTCAATGGTCTGCCTGGACAACTGGCAGGAGATCACAACCCATGTGTGTGCTGTAACCAAGGCCTTATCAAAGCGACCTTTTAG aCTGCTGACAGAGCGAGCAGAGCTGCCGTTCTGCGTGGAGGGTTCATGGGCCAGTGGAGTTCGTGTGGACAGCGACGGATCAGGGCTGATCCAGGTCTGGCGgaatcagctccagcagctgaatAGAGTCAGCCCTGCTGTGGCCTCTGCTGTGACTGCAGCGTACCCgtctcctcagctgctgctgcag GCATACGGGGGCTTGGCAGCAGAGGCGGACAGAAAGGGGCTGCTGGCTGGGCTCTTGGTCAAAAGCGGAGATAATGAAAGGCGCGTAGGGCCAGAGATATCTGCCCGAATCTACCGTTACCTCACAGCCCAGAACCCACAGTTGGTTCTGGACTAA